One window of Microtus pennsylvanicus isolate mMicPen1 chromosome X, mMicPen1.hap1, whole genome shotgun sequence genomic DNA carries:
- the LOC142841536 gene encoding melanoma-associated antigen 1-like, with protein MSYYPHFSLWKVFQDAFEIYRLAEEEEEEEEEEMEEKEEEEEEEEMEEEEEEEEEIEEEEEEEEDEEEEEEEEEEDEKEEEDDEDEAEEAGAATYSDSILSTSSASLRFTLPSFCASSPSASLSHPLFWSNPDEAEESVTWTLSISHSYQSSYSFTSYINLVEEYGSPEEESLNTSKLTDEVSAWQNLKKQKVTELVNLLLLKYRMKEPIQEMEMLRVVTEDHKKQFPAIFEEAAKCLEMIFGVDIKEDDPVSSSYVLTNALNLTYDDNKRLPRNAFLIVILGVIFIEGDCASEESMWEFLNMLGIYDGKEHFIYGEPREFLTRDLVQQNYLKYRQVPESYPPRYVFLWGPRAYSETTKMKVLEFLTKFTRREPMYFSSLYNQALRDEGSRSGPMED; from the coding sequence ATGTCATACTATCCACACTTCAGCCTCTGGAAAGTTTTCCAGGATGCTTTTGAAATATATAGATtagctgaggaggaggaggaggaggaggaggaagaaatggaagagaaggaggaggaggaagaagaggaagaaatggaagaggaggaggaggaagaggaagaaatagaagaggaggaggaggaagaagaggatgaggaggaagaggaagaagaggaggaagaggatgaaaaggaagaggaggacgaCGAAGATGAGGCCGAGGAGGCAGGGGCAGCCACTTATAGCGACAGCATCTTGTCTACATCATCTGCCTCTTTAAGATTCACTTTGCCCTCCTTCTGTGCTTCCTCACCTTCCGCTTCCTTATCACATCCTCTGTTTTGGAGCAATCCAGATGAGGCAGAAGAGTCTGTTACCTGGACGCTGAGTATTTCACACAGTTACCAGAGCTCTTACTCCTTTACTTCATATATCAACTTAGTTGAAGAATATGGCAGCCCGGAAGAAGAGAGTTTAAACACTTCGAAGTTGACAGACGAAGTTTCCGCATGGCaaaatctcaaaaagcaaaaggtcaCTGAACTGGTGAATCTCCTGCTCCTGAAATATAGAATGAAAGAACCTATCCAGGAAATGGAAATGCTCAGGGTTGTCACCGAAGACCACAAGAAACAATTCCCTGCCATCTTTGAGGAAGCTGCTAAGTGCTTAGAGATGATTTTTGGCGTTGATATAAAGGAGGATGATCCTGTAAGCAGCTCTTACGTGCTTACCAACGCACTAAACCTCACATACGATGACAACAAGAGGTTGCCGAGAAATGCCTTCCTGATAGTTATTCTGGGGGTGATATTCATAGAGGGGGACTGTGCCTCTGAAGAAAGCATGTGGGAATTCCTCAATATGTTAGGAATATATGATGGGAAGGAGCATTTCATTTATGGGGAGCCCAGGGAGTTCCTCACTAGAGATTTAGTGCAGCAAAATTATCTGAAATATAGGCAGGTGCCCGAGAGTTATCCTCCACGTTATGTGTTCCTGTGGGGTCCAAGAGCCTACTCTGAAACCACCAAGATGAAAGTTCTTGAATTTTTGACCAAATTTACAAGGAGGGAACCAATGTATTTCTCATCTTTATATAATCAGGCATTGAGAGATGAGGGCTCCAGAAGTGGCCCCATGGAGGATTAG